In a single window of the Luteimonas viscosa genome:
- the prmC gene encoding peptide chain release factor N(5)-glutamine methyltransferase: MNDVPGPASTVRGLLHAVRGRVEPAEAEILLAHALAKPRGWLYAHAGDPPDPAAATRFQDLVARRQAGEPVAYLCGRRGFWTLDLAVTPDTLVPRPETELLVELALARLPEDRELELADLGTGSGAIALALASERPHARVAATDASAAALDVARGNARDAGLANVSFHSGDWFGALPDRRFALVASNPPYIAQGDPHLSQGDLRHEPAMALASGVDGLDAIRVIARDAPAHLHPGGWLLLEHGLAQGDAVRELLAAAGFRDVATHPDLEQRDRVSLGRIPS, encoded by the coding sequence ATGAATGACGTCCCCGGTCCTGCGTCCACCGTGCGCGGCCTGCTCCACGCGGTACGCGGGAGGGTCGAGCCGGCCGAGGCGGAAATCCTGCTGGCGCACGCCCTCGCCAAGCCGCGCGGCTGGCTCTACGCCCATGCCGGCGATCCGCCCGATCCGGCGGCCGCGACCCGCTTCCAGGACCTGGTGGCGCGCAGGCAGGCGGGGGAGCCGGTCGCCTACCTGTGCGGCCGCCGTGGCTTCTGGACGCTCGATCTGGCGGTGACGCCGGACACGCTGGTGCCGCGGCCGGAGACCGAACTGCTGGTGGAACTGGCGCTGGCGCGGTTGCCTGAGGATCGCGAGCTGGAACTGGCCGACCTCGGCACCGGCAGCGGTGCGATCGCGCTGGCGCTGGCGAGCGAACGCCCGCACGCCCGGGTCGCCGCCACCGATGCCAGCGCCGCCGCGCTCGACGTCGCCCGCGGCAATGCCCGCGATGCCGGCCTGGCGAACGTCAGCTTCCACTCCGGCGACTGGTTCGGCGCGCTGCCTGACCGGCGCTTCGCGCTCGTCGCCAGCAATCCGCCGTACATCGCGCAGGGCGATCCGCACCTGTCGCAAGGCGACCTGCGCCATGAGCCGGCGATGGCCCTCGCCTCCGGCGTCGACGGGCTCGACGCGATCCGCGTCATCGCCCGCGACGCGCCCGCACACCTGCACCCGGGCGGCTGGCTGCTGCTGGAACACGGCCTGGCGCAGGGCGACGCGGTGCGAGAGTTGCTGGCTGCCGCCGGGTTCCGCGATGTCGCCACGCACCCAGACCTCGAGCAGCGCGATCGCGTGAGCCTTGGCCGCATCCCGTCGTGA
- the pip gene encoding prolyl aminopeptidase has product MRTLYPEIEPFDTGTLAVDARHTLYYEQCGNPRGKPVVLLHGGPGGGCNAKMRRFHDPAKYRIVLFDQRGAGRSTPHADLVDNTTWDLVADIEKLRELLGIERWQVFGGSWGSTLALAYAQSHPLRVTELVLRGIFMLRQWELRWFYQEGTSRLFPEAWDQYIAAIPEDERHDLIQAFHRRLTSDDEATRLAAARAWSVWEGATSFLHVDPDFVSGHEDPRFALAFARIENHYFVNKGFFEVDDQLLRDAYRIAGIPGAIVHGRYDVVCPVQNAWDLHKVWPKAELAITPASGHSAFEPENVDALVRATDRFA; this is encoded by the coding sequence ATGCGCACGCTGTATCCCGAGATCGAACCGTTCGACACCGGCACGCTGGCGGTGGACGCGCGCCACACCCTTTACTACGAGCAGTGCGGCAACCCCAGGGGCAAACCCGTGGTACTGCTGCACGGCGGCCCCGGCGGCGGTTGCAACGCGAAGATGCGCCGCTTCCACGATCCGGCGAAGTACCGCATCGTGCTGTTCGACCAGCGCGGCGCCGGGCGGTCCACCCCGCACGCCGACCTGGTCGACAACACCACCTGGGACCTGGTGGCCGACATCGAGAAGCTGCGCGAACTGCTCGGCATCGAGCGCTGGCAGGTGTTCGGTGGCTCCTGGGGCTCGACCCTGGCGCTGGCCTACGCGCAATCGCATCCGCTGCGGGTGACGGAGCTGGTGCTGCGCGGGATCTTCATGCTGCGCCAGTGGGAGCTGCGCTGGTTCTACCAGGAAGGGACCTCGCGGCTGTTCCCCGAGGCCTGGGACCAGTACATCGCCGCGATCCCGGAGGACGAACGGCACGACCTGATCCAGGCCTTCCACCGGCGCCTGACCTCCGACGACGAAGCCACCCGGCTCGCGGCCGCGCGCGCGTGGAGCGTGTGGGAAGGGGCGACCTCGTTCCTGCACGTCGACCCGGATTTCGTCAGCGGCCACGAGGATCCGCGCTTCGCGCTCGCCTTCGCCCGCATCGAGAACCATTACTTCGTCAACAAGGGCTTCTTCGAGGTCGACGACCAGCTGCTGCGCGATGCGTACCGCATCGCCGGCATCCCGGGCGCGATCGTGCACGGCCGCTACGACGTGGTGTGCCCGGTGCAGAACGCCTGGGACCTGCACAAGGTGTGGCCGAAGGCGGAACTGGCGATCACGCCGGCGTCGGGGCATTCGGCGTTCGAACCGGAGAACGTCGACGCCCTGGTGCGTGCCACCGACCGCTTCGCCTGA